The DNA sequence TGTCACAGTATGGCATCGGTTACCAGCCAGCTCTCAGCACCCCTCTCCGAAACTATCCACACCCTCATTTTTTAGGATTGCATCTGGCTTCATCAGTTAAATGTGAAGGGGCCAGACAGGCTTGCAGATGGTTTGAAAGTAACTTAGATAACGTAAAAGACCACTTCATTaacaaaatgtgtcaaaaatataaaatgaggAAATTCATTACTTGACAATTGGATGATAAATGTATCACATTGAAAAGACTAAATGGGTAAATCAATTAAGAATATATATAGAGGATGAAATATTGAATTTACTGTATTGAAACCCTTACTCACCCCAAAAATATATGAAGAacatataaagatatatatttacttCAAAGACCCACTTGGTGATTCATGAACTACATCAAATACAGCTGTTTACATACACAAATATAAGTTAATTTACCAGTCTAAACCTTTTTCCTGAATCTAATCTTATAATTAACAAACACTTTATCTACTCTCACTCTAACATAATCCCATTAACAGAATCAAAAAGTAAATATTCACATGGTGTTAGACCCTGTGGTTGGGGTCCTTCATTTCAGAATCACTGCAGATTACAATTCTGTGTTTTGGAGTTTAGTGGAACTACTTTTTAAACGATTGGGTTACTACTATTTGTGGCTCCAATATGCTGAACAATATAAATAGTGATTGAAAGTAGCCCGTGTATTTAAAAGGACAACCAAACAGGATTTGTTTTACTGGATTTACTACTTCTGTACTTTCATTAATGACCCCTTCACTGCATGTGCAGTTAATTCATCTTAGTTTGAGATTGTGAGCATATGGACTCTAGctgttgaatttgaatttgtaatctaataaaaaaattGCAATCCGAAGTGACTGACAAAACGTAGGATGTTAAAAAACCTTCAGATTTACAGACCAACGCATCACTGCATGTAGCTTCGGTAGCTTCATCAATAGTTCATGTTAGTTTTTGCTATAACAACTTTTTAAAGTGAGATCTTCAGGCAGCCATTGGGGCGCACATGGGGCCGAGTGCGCGCGCACGTCCCCATCCAGGACTGCACATTCCACCTTAAATGGAAGGGAAAAAACCCTCTCGAGTGAAACTTTTCGCTGCAATCCGTCGCTCCACCTTAAGCGCACACGCAAACGCAGGAGGCGTTCAGCGAGGTTTCCGCTTCTCAGTCGGGCTCGGACCGCGGCGCACGAAAAACACCGTGAGTGACGAACACGGCCTGACGCACTaagcaaagaagaaaagagcGAAAAGAAGCGAGCGAGGAGAGATGACCGAGTCCAAGTACCGAGAGTGGATCCTGGACACCATCGACTCGCTGCGGTCGCGGAAAGCCCGGCCGGACTTGGAGAGAATTTGCCGAATGGTCCGAAGACGACACGGGTCCGAGCCCGACCGAACCTGCGCGGAGCTGGAGAAACTGATCCAGGAGCAGACGGTGCTCAAAGTTAACTACAAGGGCTCCGTCTCGTACCGGAACGCCGCCAAGGTGCAGCGGAGGAGCCGCAAAAAGGACGATGTAACGTTAGCGGCGGCGGCGAGACGGAGCGCGGTGGAAGACGCCAGCCACTCGGACTTGAGCAACGGGGACAGCGCTCTCGGTCCCGCTGACCAGGACGAGGAGGACCTGGAGGTACGTTGACGCGAGGAGGACATGTTTCCCCTCCGCTCATTGTCATATCACATCACGGCACATTAACAGGTGGAGATAGGAGCTCGGTATGCgggctgtgtgcgtgtgcgcggtCTCATTGTCAACGTGTGTTTTTAGTGTGTCTGCACACGGGGAgtggtgaggggaggggggggggttgtgattTTGCAAGTGCACCCGAAAAAAAACTGCCGCAGACGGGGAGCGGCGGTTGGACCTCGCTCGAGCGCTAccgaggtggaggagaagaaaaaaacagaaggtgCGCGTGAAGTGGGAGCGTGGCACATTGAACGAGGCGCCGGCGGAGGAGCGCCTCAACGCGGGCGGTGCAGACGGGCACGAAAAGTTGCACCGTCCCGTTCGTCcgcaaaaacataaaaagcccGAGCCTCCATTATCAGCGGCAGAAAGCGCTTTTCAAGCCCCAAACTCGGCGTTGAGCGAAGGGGAGgaggaccgggggggggggggtcaagttTATATGAAAGTAGTCGCCTGGAGCCGGAAGTGCTTTCAAAATACAACCACCAAAATGAGCTCTCCTCGacgatgcttttatttttgtgagcTCGGACGGGAAACGCGCGTGCTCGTCCTCAGCCACTTGTCGGCAGTGGGAGTGGGTGaagggaaagaaggaaaaaaaaaaaaaaagtctgaaacaCCGCGGATGTGGGAGCCCGATGGGGGGACGCTGGGACATTGTTGGGCTGTtgattgtttcattttattttgttatacaTCAAGGGGGAACTGAGCACAGCCGTCCCAGGCCAAGCAGCCAAATGTCGCCAGAAACACGTCCAGACGCATTTTTATATCCCATCGGTCCATGACgagatgccccccccccccccccccagcaccccccccccccccccccctcctcctcctcctcccgtctgGACTTTTAAATGTAAGCCCATCACCCTGTTCTGCGCTGTGCAAACATGAAGCGAATCCACGAGCCTCGACGCTAAAGTTCCCCCACGACACACGTTGGTCCGGTTCGCGTTTGCAAACTGCGTCTGTTTTCTGCAGCGACGCACGATCGCAGACGCAGTGCATAAAGTCGAACCCCTGCACCCATTGTCGGACACGCCGCTGCCGAGCCCGGTCACGTCCAAACGCGTTCGGCGCTGTAGCCGCCCCGCCGTGGCCTCTCGCTGGTCCCGCGCAGCAGCGGCTCGTCACCTTCAGCCGTGCCCGTCAGAGCCGATCGCTGACAGCGGTCTGAGATGAACCGCATGATCGTAAAGTGGTGAAATCGACAGTGCGCGAGAGCTGAAGTCAACGCAAAGCGACCGCAAACTGTTCGTCCGGCTCTCCATGGCGGATGCGTCTGTCCGATTTGGGTTAAGCTGAGATCAAATTGACTTTGTTCTCAGTCGCTTATTGAAAAAAAACGAGCGCCTGGTCACTTTGTACCGGCGGCTGCGTCTCCTCCGGGGCTTGTTATGCAGCTTTTACCCGAGTACGAGGGTAGAAAAAAAATGTGGGCAGTGACGTGTCCGATAACGGactcattattttttttgcGTTACTCTTTCCGTCGCTGCAAATCGTTGACCCGGTGCAAAGTCAAAGTGGACGAAAATCGACGGGTACTCGTCGTGATCGGATCGGAGTGTTGATCCGTCCGTCGAGTTAAagctctgggggggggggggggggggggggtttgtctCCGGTGCCGCTTTGCCGCCGCTCGGCCCCGGGAAGCGCTCGATCCGTTAAAGAGCACAGACACAATGGCGAGGTCTCTACCGCGGCTCCCCAAACTCCATGCGCACTTTGGaggaaatttgaaaaaaaaagagaaaccgCCTCCCATCGGCCCCTTTCCTTTACGCTCTCTCCCGTGTGTTTGAATGGTTGGTCATAAAGGCCTCTGAACACGGGGACGCACCGTGCGCGTATCGGCTGATGGAGACCGTgtcgtgcgtgcgtgtgtgtgtggaggtccTCGGGGagggtggcggtggtggtgccGGGGCATCGTGTGTTTGTGACCGTGTCCTCGGTGAAAGTTGTGTGAAATGCAGCGCGGCGGGTGAACGCGGTACCAGcgcctctgctcctctcaggcGCGGGGCGGGCTTTAGTGCGCTCTTGTGCTCGACACTGCCGAGTCCTGGACACGCAGTCGCACACAAGGTAATTTCTCACTCTGGGCGCCgtcaaccaaaaaaaaaaggaaaaggcgGGGGGGACGGAGCCAACGAAAGGAACGAGTGCGCGTGTGTTACACCAAGTTGCATATCAGATAACATGGAGCCCGTGCACATAGGTTTAATTGCGTGTAAATGCATTTGGGGTGGCAGGGCTTCCCTGACTGTCTGCACACAACACTCCCCGCACCGCGGGAAGGGAAGGAGGCACCCAAAGGCAATAATTTACCACCACAGCGGTCAAATTGCGACATCTGTATGAGCATGTTCTCCTCAGTTATGACAACAACCAGGCTCACAGGGTGCAAGTTTGTGTCTCATAATGAACTTCATCGTTTAGAAAGGATCTCCTCCCTTCAAGCTTAATCTCTATTGATCCATACGAATATTAGGATATTCTTGTGTTGGTTGTTTGAACTCTGCACCCACCTTGTATGTTTTACATATCATATAATCATATCCCATcatgcagtttatttttagaGACTGTTGCTTTAAAATGCAAAAGGATGTAAATTGAACATATGCTTGTGTTTTTGCAGGCTGACACCTCTATGGCTATGGACACAGACAGTAATGCAGATGAGGAGGGGGCTGATGAAAGCCAGGACGGGCAGGACAGGCCCTCCCCTGGCCGCACGCATGAAGATGCTGTGGTGCACTGTAGCACTGTGCGAGCATTCTCTGccccctgctctccctctggCACCCGGCCCGGCCCCGGCCTCGGCTCTGGCCCCGGCTCGGGGCCGGACTCTGTCTCTTTCCAGAAGGCTGGTGAGAGGCCCAGCTCCTTGCCCCCCTCCAGCCCCAGGGCCCTCGCACACAATGACTGGGCTTATGATTCTGCTGTCTGCCCAGCGGAGCGCCAGCACCCAGGAATGCAGAGAGACAAAGGTATTCACACTGCTAGACACAGTCTGATACGCACACCCGGAATTATGGAGCACTATGATATTGCTTTATGTGCCGCCTGTATGCATAGTTTTGCACTAGTAATCAAAATAGGGATGGAGGTGTTTTACTGTCTCGATGATTAATTGCAGGCTGACACAGTTGTTGACAGTAGAAAATGCCTTATAGTCCAGGGACGGAGTTGCAGGAGGAAACACTATGGCTTAGCAATAACCTTCTGCAGTTAGAAGTGATTCCTTGGCTTGTTTGTAGCAGTTATTGAGGTTTAATGGACAACGTTAAAAATGCACTTGTTTTATTAATGATCAAATGAATACTTCAGGTAAATAAAGTAAGGTGTGGACAGTCTGGAGGATACTAGTGTGTGATGCTAATTGTTCGCTCTGTCTTAGAAGCAGCCTTGAAGCCAGCGGTCCCCTCCGTAACTACCAGCCCCTGTGCTTTAAAGAATAACGTGAAGAAAGAAGATGGAGGAAAGGTGGAGGACAGCAGCCCTTTGTCCGACCAGTTGGTACCAGACTATGCAGCACGACTGGTAATTGGCCTTTATTCCCTTCTGTGACATATAACAACTCCTGTGTGTCTCCCGCGTCTTTGATGCCTCTGCTTTCCACCCgacattttcatgtttcatttgttttgttcgGTTTGGTTTTGCCAACAGGACGAGAGCAGGAATGTATCCGATGGAAGACCGCAGACACTGTCGCTGCCATCTGACAACTGTGAGTTAACGAGTTCcgcatttttatttgttaaagcTGCTGTGTAGCCTGTGAGGAAATATAGATCACTCCACTGCTCTCTCATTTTGGAAAGTTGTTTGTAAACTACCACACAAACACGTAAGGGGCGTTAACTAATGACAGCCTCACTCCATTCTAGTTGTTATTTGGCCGTCCTTACAAGGGCTGGCCTCGAGGTGCGCtcaagattttttaaatgtttgacgAGCTtgttctgcccccccccccccccccccccccccccccccccccccctccaggtGGTGCTCCCTCTGACTGTTAAACCTGCTCACTGCCTTTGTGCAGTACTGCACCGTTAATGGCAGAAGCTTGAGGAAGTTTTGAAGTTGATAAAATCATAGCTGCAGAGAGTTTGAAAAAGCTGTCTGTATAAAGAAGTAAATTTCACATCAGAGTTTTCCTCTGAATATGAAGGTGGATGGGCGCCCTAGAGTGAGGCCAAAATTTCTCgattgcctcctggtggctggtgTCAGTATAGGTCATGCCTCCTCCATCTTAGTGGATGGGCCAGGAACCAAACTAAAGAGTCAGAATTTacaccaaatacatttttctgtcctgTCATTTAGggcagttcttatcacattgatgtatgttcaagtgttcactTTTTTGCTTTCATTACTGGATGAGAAGTGGCGACGcaatgtccatctttatgtacagtccaTGATGTAAACCAGTAAACACAGTTTGTTGTGTAGTTTACTATGGGATCTTTATTGGAAATCTGAAATGTGCCATGCTAGTGTTAATGCAGATGAAGTGGTTATAGACATGgcattacaaaaagaaaaaaacaccaaaatatTTGATCTCTGCACAAATACCATGTCACTGTGAACTTAACTTAGGATGGGATTTTCGTCTTTGTCATCATGTGAcacatgacaaagacaaaaacacagttttcttgGGTATTCCTCCCAGGCAAACTACATTCAGTCCTGCCAGCATCCTGTGAAAGCAGCCTGTTTTAGTAAGGGTGCTGCATCTGCTCTCATTCATTGTACCCCCACTGTATTGAACCGTGAACTAAGTCtaatagaaaaacaaagtgtacCATGACAGCAGAGGCCTTAGTGTGGCAAACTATTACCATGGAAAAGCATCATTTCCATTCTATCtcaactctgctgctgtttgtttgacatCACACCGGTGGATGTCAAGAATATGAAGCTGAACATTAAttgaacattttattgaatttattttgcACATTCAATTAGAACGAGTTTGAGCACATATTACAGAGAGCCTTCTCTTTGCTTCCATAGTGAGTCATGTTAACTTGGGCCTCAAGATAGATCCTGTGGCCATCCATTGCATGTTTTCTATGTGGTaagatatacaaataaatgGTAAACTGTTGTGGTCTGAGGCAGAAAATGAATGTAATTTGATTCCCTTTTGGTTACAGgtacatttaaaaagaagataGATATATCACCCTTTACGGCAATTGAAGTTGGTCTTCTGAATGGTGGTAAAGGCGAAGAAATGTGAGTATCTTTATTGAAATAGGTTActattttactttttccacTAAATCAGATAATGTCTACTCTCCCCTTTCAAAAATGGATTTACACACCTTTATCAACCTTTGTCCaacctttcttttttaaataatgcatcCATTGTGCATCAATAGTGCTTATTTCTGAGGGGcaacactttaaaaatacagttaaCTATTCACAAGGCCACATAAAGGCTTTAAAATACTAAAGTGGGAAATAGCGTTCTTGTGTGGTCATTGTTTCTGACTCTTTGTATTCACTTCTTCCAGCTCTGTgaagaaggaaaagatgagCCAGAACTTGTTGCAGTGGACCGTGACAGATGTGGCCACTTACTTCTCAGCTGCGGGCTTTCCAGAGCAGGCGGTGGCGTTTCGGACACAGGTTAGTGCACCCCCACAAGCTGCCACAGAGGGCGCCACACGTACACTGAAAACCAAACTTGCATTCCAccaccttaaagggatagttcacccaaaattgaaaattccctcattatctactcaccactatgccgatggggggtgggtgaagtgtttgagtccacaaaaccctttgcgagtgtcaggggtaaacagcgttgcagccaaatccaatacaattgaagtaaatggtgaccgattcttcaaacgcaaaaaaaaaacaacagaaaaaaacataaaatgcctccatactgctcctgtggtgtcaaccaagtgtccataagccccgacattcaaatgCGAGTCGAAACGGAGTCATTTATACAATGTTTTTATCCTAAATGTcttctgatatcctcctctggagccctTTGGAGCATGGATCACgtttcatttttcggtgaactatccctttaagtgttTTTAGCTGCAGTTAATATGTAGTGTGTTGCACTGTCCACATATAGTTAACTGCAAGTTGTGACCAGTATTTAGCTGCATGGTCTAGGCCTCATTCTTCAAATGATTGTGAAAATTCCCAGACTTCTCTCTTGAAATACAAAGTTCACTGTTTTAAACATGAATTTAAGAAATAAAGCATTCAGCACAGAGCTTTAGAAACTCAAGGCTGATTCTAACTGAGAGCATGATTTTTCTTCTCTCACCAACAGGAAATCGATGGGAAGTCCCTTCTCCTAATGCAGCGCAGTGATGTGTTGACCGGTTTGTCTATCCGTCTCGGCCCTGCCCTCAAAATCTACGA is a window from the Hippoglossus hippoglossus isolate fHipHip1 chromosome 8, fHipHip1.pri, whole genome shotgun sequence genome containing:
- the samd1a gene encoding sterile alpha motif domain containing 1a isoform X1 — translated: MTESKYREWILDTIDSLRSRKARPDLERICRMVRRRHGSEPDRTCAELEKLIQEQTVLKVNYKGSVSYRNAAKVQRRSRKKDDVTLAAAARRSAVEDASHSDLSNGDSALGPADQDEEDLEADTSMAMDTDSNADEEGADESQDGQDRPSPGRTHEDAVVHCSTVRAFSAPCSPSGTRPGPGLGSGPGSGPDSVSFQKAGERPSSLPPSSPRALAHNDWAYDSAVCPAERQHPGMQRDKEAALKPAVPSVTTSPCALKNNVKKEDGGKVEDSSPLSDQLVPDYAARLDESRNVSDGRPQTLSLPSDNCTFKKKIDISPFTAIEVGLLNGGKGEEISVKKEKMSQNLLQWTVTDVATYFSAAGFPEQAVAFRTQEIDGKSLLLMQRSDVLTGLSIRLGPALKIYERHVKVLQRTHFLEFEDL
- the samd1a gene encoding sterile alpha motif domain containing 1a isoform X3, with protein sequence METVSCVRVCVEVLGEGGGGGAGASCVCDRVLGESCVKCSAAGERGTSASAPLRRGAGFSALLCSTLPSPGHAVAHKADTSMAMDTDSNADEEGADESQDGQDRPSPGRTHEDAVVHCSTVRAFSAPCSPSGTRPGPGLGSGPGSGPDSVSFQKAGERPSSLPPSSPRALAHNDWAYDSAVCPAERQHPGMQRDKEAALKPAVPSVTTSPCALKNNVKKEDGGKVEDSSPLSDQLVPDYAARLDESRNVSDGRPQTLSLPSDNCTFKKKIDISPFTAIEVGLLNGGKGEEISVKKEKMSQNLLQWTVTDVATYFSAAGFPEQAVAFRTQEIDGKSLLLMQRSDVLTGLSIRLGPALKIYERHVKVLQRTHFLEFEDL
- the samd1a gene encoding sterile alpha motif domain containing 1a isoform X2, yielding MTESKYREWILDTIDSLRSRKARPDLERICRMVRRRHGSEPDRTCAELEKLIQEQTVLKVNYKGSVSYRNAAKVQRRSRKKDDVTLAAAARRSAVEDASHSDLSNGDSALGPADQDEEDLEADTSMAMDTDSNADEEGADESQDGQDRPSPGRTHEDAVVHCSTVRAFSAPCSPSGTRPGPGLGSGPGSGPDSVSFQKAGERPSSLPPSSPRALAHNDWAYDSAVCPAERQHPGMQRDKAALKPAVPSVTTSPCALKNNVKKEDGGKVEDSSPLSDQLVPDYAARLDESRNVSDGRPQTLSLPSDNCTFKKKIDISPFTAIEVGLLNGGKGEEISVKKEKMSQNLLQWTVTDVATYFSAAGFPEQAVAFRTQEIDGKSLLLMQRSDVLTGLSIRLGPALKIYERHVKVLQRTHFLEFEDL